One region of Brassica napus cultivar Da-Ae chromosome A10, Da-Ae, whole genome shotgun sequence genomic DNA includes:
- the LOC106437660 gene encoding probable pyruvate kinase, cytosolic isozyme, whose protein sequence is MAMIEQKPKTKIVCTLGPASRSVEMVEKLLKAGMNVARFNFSHGSHEYHQETLDNLRQAMLNTGILCAVMLDTKGPEIRTGFLKDGKPIQLKQGQEITISTDYDLQGDENTICMSYKKLAVDVNPGMVILCADGTISLLVLSCDTENGTVRCRCENSAMLGERKNVNLPGVVVDLPTLTEKDKEDIMKWGVPNQIDMIALSFVRKGSDLVQVRKLLGKHAKNILLMSKVENQEGVANFDDILVNSDAFMIARGDLGMEIPIEKIFLAQKVMIYKCNIQGKPVVTATQMLESMIKSPRPTRAEATDVANAVLDGTDCVMLSGETAAGAYPELAVRTMAKICVEAESTLDYGDVFKRIMKYSPVPMSPLESLASSAVRTANSARATLIMVLTRGGSTARLVAKYRPGMPILSVVVPEIKTDLFDWSCSDESPARHSLIFRGLIPVLYAGSARASHDESTEEAIEFATQQGKEKELCKTGDSVVALLRVGNASLIKILTVK, encoded by the exons ATGGCGATGATAGAGCAAAAGCCGAAGACGAAGATCGTGTGTACTCTGGGTCCAGCTTCGAGATCCGTTGAGATGGTGGAGAAGCTTCTGAAGGCGGGCATGAACGTGGCTAGGTTTAACTTTTCACACGGATCTCATGAGTACCACCAAGAGACTCTCGATAACCTCCGTCAAGCTATGCTCAACACTGGCATCCTTTGCGCCGTCATGCTCGATACCAAG GGTCCTGAAATCCGAACCGGGTTCTTGAAAGATGGGAAACCAATACAGTTGAAACAAGGCCAAGAGATCACCATTTCGACTGATTACGACTTGCAGGGCGACGAGAACACGATCTGCATGAGTTACAAGAAGCTGGCTGTAGATGTGAACCCAGGGATGGTCATTCTCTGTGCCGATGGTACTATTTCCTTACTCGTCCTCTCTTGTGACACAGAGAATGGTACCGTCCGTTGCCGCTGCGAGAACTCCGCCATGCTCGGTGAGAGGAAGAATGTCAACCTCCCTGGTGTTGTCGTGGATCTCCCTACTCTCACCGAGAAAGACAAAGAAGACATCATGAAGTGGGGAGTCCCTAATCAGATCGACATGATTGCTCTGTCTTTTGTTAGAAAAGGTTCAGACTTGGTGCAGGTCAGGAAACTACTTGGAAAACACGCCAAGAACATTCTTCTCATGtcaaag GTGGAGAACCAAGAAGGTGTGGCGAACTTCGATGACATTCTTGTCAACTCCGACGCCTTCATGATTGCAAGAGGAGATCTCGGCATGGAGATCCCGATCGAGAAGATCTTCTTAGCTCAGAAAGTGATGATCTACAAATGCAACATCCAGGGGAAGCCTGTGGTCACAGCGACGCAGATGCTCGAGTCCATGATCAAATCCCCTCGTCCCACAAGAGCTGAAGCCACTGACGTAGCAAACGCTGTCCTCGACGGCACGGACTGCGTCATGCTCAGCGGCGAAACCGCAGCTGGAGCGTACCCTGAGCTAGCTGTGCGTACCATGGCCAAGATCTGCGTGGAAGCCGAGAGCACGCTTGACTACGGAGACGTCTTCAAGAGGATCATGAAGTACTCTCCGGTTCCGATGAGCCCGCTTGAGTCGCTCGCGTCCTCTGCTGTCAGAACCGCTAACTCGGCTAGAGCCACTCTCATCATGGTCCTAACCAGGGGAGGAAGCACGGCGAGGCTTGTGGCTAAGTACAGACCAGGGATGCCGATTTTGTCTGTCGTGGTTCCGGAGATCAAAACCGACTTGTTCGACTGGTCTTGCAGCGACGAGTCACCCGCGAGGCATAGTCTTATCTTCCGCGGTTTGATCCCTGTGCTGTACGCAGGGTCGGCAAGAGCCTCGCACGATGAATCAACAGAAGAAGCTATTGAGTTTGCGACTCAGCAGGGGAAAGAGAAAGAGCTGTGTAAGACTGGAGACTCCGTTGTTGCTCTACTCCGAGTTGGGAACGCTTCCCTAATCAAGATCTTGACCGTTAAGTGA
- the LOC125578981 gene encoding uncharacterized protein LOC125578981, whose amino-acid sequence MSRDNAPVLQNLWVKPPPGFIKCNVGMAWNSAGPLNGASWVTRDNSGRPIHHSRCAFSQSSCKRESDLKALLWAVEAMDSLKQKKVIFEASSVEVRQTLLEPNGFCRLLPLSQRILTLLHHFEEWSIFHVSGPKNRVATAIAESVVSGAPLKNAAGSKSSGSSLDDDDEDEDDDVCDWGFVVRKKSGVDEVYPTRGEGSSCRELARVILKLGEVYERIEGAKQRMMVELEKQRMEAAKEIELQRMNMLMDMQMELERPKLAKRRTAASVKKL is encoded by the exons ATGTCTCGTGATAATGCTCCTGTCCTCCAAAACTTATGGGTGAAGCCACCACCGGGTTTCATAAAATGCAATGTTGGTATGGCTTGGAACAGTGCAGGTCCTTTAAATGGAGCTAGTTGGGTTACAAGAGACAACTCTGGTCGGCCTATTCATCATAGTCGCTGTGCCTTCAGTCAATCTTCTTGTAAACGTGAATCAGATCTAAAAGCTCTGTTATGGGCAGTGGAGGCAATGGATAGCTTGAAACAGAAGAAAGTTATATTTGAAGCTTCATCGGTAGAGGTCAGGCAAACACTTCTGGAACCGAATGGCTTCTGCAGACTATTGCCATTGTCTCAAAGAATTTTAACGCTTCTGCATCATTTTGAAGAATGGTCTATTTTCCATGTCTCTGGTCCCAAAAATAGAGTAGCGACAGCTATAGCAGAGAGTGTGGTATCAGGTGCTC CATTGAAGAATGCGGCCGGATCTAAATCGAGTGGGAGCTCTTTggacgatgatgatgaggatgaggacGATGACGTATGTGATTGGGGGTTTGTGGTGAGGAAGAAGAGTGGAGTGGATGAGGTATATCCGACTAGAGGTGAAGGGTCGTCGTGTAGGGAGCTGGCGAGAGTGATTCTGAAGTTGGGAGAGGTGTACGAGAGGATCGAAGGTGCGAAGCAGAGGATGATGGTTGAGTTGGAGAAACAGAGGATGGAAGCTGCTAAGGAGATTGAGTTGCAACGAATGAACATGTTGATGGATATGCAGATGGAGCTTGAAAGACCCAAGCTTGCCAAACGTAGAACTGCTGcttcag TTAAGAAGTTGTAG
- the LOC106437662 gene encoding E3 ubiquitin-protein ligase SIRP1, whose amino-acid sequence MEETMAARYWCHMCSQMVNPVTESEIKCPFCQSGFIEEMSSNGNGSGVQDPGTDRAMSLWAPVLLGMMSTPRRPRRFRRAEFEFDEEEEEEDNDNDVYRHHLARRHGGEIDLDREFESLLRRRRRSSGNNILQLLQGIRAGIASEYDTSDDRESNRVIMINPLNQSLVVQGQQAQSSHHPALTSLGDYFIGPGLDLLLQHLAENDPNRQGTPPARKEVVDALPTVKITDPLLQCSVCLDEFEKGVEEEAKEMPCKHKFHVKCIVPWLELHSSCPVCRFELPSGDGDGSKVESERQTRTRTTVPESSNGNVVENVEGNGREDDARSGNGRRFSFSWPFSGFFSSSSSSSGSSR is encoded by the coding sequence ATGGAGGAAACAATGGCAGCTAGGTATTGGTGTCACATGTGTTCACAAATGGTGAATCCAGTAACGGAATCTGAGATCAAATGTCCCTTTTGCCAAAGCGGATTCATCGAAGAAATGAGCAGTAATGGTAATGGAAGTGGCGTTCAAGACCCGGGAACAGACCGTGCTATGTCTCTATGGGCACCAGTCTTGCTTGGAATGATGAGTACTCCTCGGAGACCAAGAAGGTTTAGGAGAGCAGAGTTTgagtttgatgaagaagaagaagaagaagacaatgaTAATGATGTCTACCGTCATCATCTAGCTAGACGACACGGTGGAGAGATTGATCTGGACAGAGAGTTTGAATCTCTCTTaaggagaagacgaagaagctcaGGGAATAATATATTACAGTTGCTTCAAGGGATACGCGCAGGGATTGCTTCTGAGTACGACACGTCTGATGATCGAGAGAGCAATAGAGTTATAATGATCAATCCCCTGAACCAGTCCCTCGTCGTTCAAGGACAACAAGCGCAGAGTAGCCATCATCCTGCTTTGACTTCGCTTGGAGATTACTTCATCGGACCTGGTCTAGATCTTTTGCTTCAGCATTTAGCTGAGAATGATCCCAACAGGCAAGGGACTCCACCTGCTCGCAAAGAAGTGGTCGATGCTTTGCCTACGGTTAAGATTACTGACCCGTTGCTGCAGTGTTCGGTTTGTTTGGATGAGTTTGAGAAAGGAGTGGAGGAGGAAGCTAAAGAGATGCCGTGTAAGCATAAGTTTCACGTTAAGTGTATTGTTCCGTGGCTTGAGCTTCATAGCTCTTGTCCCGTGTGTCGGTTCGAGCTTCCTTCTGGGGATGGTGATGGAAGTAAGGTTGAATCGGAGAGACAAACGAGGACAAGAACTACTGTTCCGGAGAGTAGTAACGGAAACGTTGTTGAGAATGTGGAAGGGAATGGAAGAGAGGATGATGCGAGGAGCGGTAATGGAAGAAGGTTTTCGTTTTCATGGCCATTTAGTggattcttctcttcttcttcatcatcctctGGATCTTCTCGCTGa
- the LOC106441749 gene encoding L-ascorbate oxidase homolog, with amino-acid sequence MVRKSVILGFLLTVLTTVIKAEDPYLFFTWKVTYGTISPLGVPQKAIMINDKFPGPNLNTTTNNNIVINVINNLDEPFLFTWSGMQHRKNSWQDGMPGTTCPIPPGKNFTYHFQAKDQIGSYFYYPSLGLQRAAGGFGGLRINSRALIPVPYPDPEDDYTVLIGDWYTKTHVALKDNLDSGRSIGRPEGVLINGKAGKPDGTGEPIFTMKPGKTYKYRICNVGLKMALNFRIQNHKIKLVELEGSHTLQNLYDSLDLHVGQCFGVLVTADQEPKDYYMVASTRFLKTVLTSTALLRYEGGKGAASPELPKPPVGWAWSLNQFRSFRWNLTASAARPNPQGSYHYGKINITRSIKLVNTVGKIEGKKLRYALSGVSHVETETPIKLAQYFGVADKVFKYDTIKDEPTKVDTSNILVQPNVLNIEHRSFVEIVFENQERTTQSWHLDGYSFFAVAVEPGKWTPAKRKNYNLLDAVYRHTIQVYPKCWGAILLTFDNCGMWNIRSEILEKRYLGQQLYVNVGPPELSQRDEYSFPANGLRCGIIQGLPDPQPPRDSL; translated from the exons ATGGTAAGAAAGAGTGTGATCCTAGGATTTTTACTTACTGTTTTAACGACAGTAATAAAAGCTGAGGATCCTTACTTATTTTTTACGTGGAAAGTAACGTATGGCACGATTTCACCCCTCGGAGTTCCTCAGAAAGCTATTATGATCAACGATAAATTTCCCGGCCCCAATCTTAACACAACTACCAACAATAACATCGTCATTAATGTCATCAACAATCTCGACGAGCCTTTCCTGTTCACGTG GAGCGGAATGCAACATAGGAAGAATTCTTGGCAAGACGGCATGCCGGGAACAACATGTCCCATCCCGCCTGGTAAAAACTTTACGTACCATTTCCAAGCTAAGGACCAGATCGGTAGTTACTTCTACTACCCAAGTTTAGGTCTTCAACGTGCGGCCGGTGGATTCGGTGGCCTCCGAATCAACAGTAGAGCGCTCATTCCTGTGCCATATCCTGATCCTGAGGATGACTACACCGTTCTTATAGGCGACTGGTACACTAAAACACATGTAGCTCTAAAGGACAATCTTGATAGCGGTCGGTCAATCGGGCGGCCTGAAGGAGTTTTGATCAATGGGAAAGCAGGAAAACCGGATGGAACCGGTGAACCGATTTTCACGATGAAACCGGGGAAAACATACAAATATAGGATTTGCAATGTGGGTTTGAAGATGGCGTTAAATTTTAGGATTCAGAACCATAAGATAAAGCTTGTGGAGTTAGAAGGATCTCACACTCTGCAAAACTTATATGACTCACTTGATCTTCATGTTGGTCAGtgttttggtgttcttgtgACCGCTGATCAAGAACCTAAAGACTATTACATGGTGGCCTCCACACGGTTCCTCAAAACCGTCCTCACGTCCACAGCTCTTCTCCGCTATGAGGGAG GCAAAGGTGCAGCATCTCCAGAGCTTCCTAAACCTCCGGTGGGTTGGGCCTGGTCACTAAACCAATTCCGATCATTCAGATGGAACCTAACCGCAAGTGCAGCTAGACCAAACCCTCAAGGCTCATACCACTATGGTAAAATCAACATCACACGGTCCATAAAACTAGTCAACACCGTAGGGAAAATAGAGGGAAAGAAGCTCAGGTACGCGCTTAGCGGAGTGTCACACGTGGAAACCGAAACGCCGATTAAGCTGGCTCAGTATTTTGGTGTAGCCGACAAGGTGTTCAAGTACGATACTATTAAGGACGAGCCGACCAAGGTTGACACTAGTAATATTTTGGTGCAGCCAAACGTTTTGAACATCGAGCACCGTTCATTCGTGGAGATTGTGTTCGAAAATCAGGAAAGGACTACACAGTCTTGGCATCTTGATGGATACTCTTTCTTTGCTGTCgc GGTTGAGCCAGGGAAGTGGACGCCGGCGAAGAGGAAGAACTATAATCTATTAGACGCAGTATACCGACACACAATCCAAGTTTATCCCAAATGTTGGGGAGCCATCTTATTGACTTTCGACAACTGTGGCATGTGGAATATTCGGTCTGAGATTCTCGAGAAACGTTACTTAGGTCAACAGCTTTATGTTAATGTCGGCCCGCCAGAACTATCCCAGAGGGATGAGTACAGCTTTCCAGCAAACGGTCTCCGTTGTGGCATTATCCAGGGCTTGCCTGATCCTCAGCCTCCCAGAGACTCGCTTTAA